In Halalkalibaculum roseum, a single window of DNA contains:
- a CDS encoding acetyl-CoA C-acyltransferase — translation MADEINLPNAVLVDGARIPFQRSGTAYNDMMAYDLGRIAIEGLLARSGINGSQLDRVIMGTVIQDVNTSNVARESALGAGVPNSVPAHTVTQACISSNQAITSAMELIRSGQAEIVLAGGTETMSDIPIRLRKNMRQKLLEARKYKSPGDWLKFFKGLSFSDFLPEIPSISEFSTGETMGESCDRMAARFGISREAQDEYALRSHQLAAKATKEGLLDGELLPAPVPPKFDPVTHDNTFREDTSMEKLEKLRPAFIKPHGTITAGNSSSFTDGASASLIMNEQTALDLGLKPKAYLRNYTYVAQDPEDELLLGPAYATPTVLDSMNMKLSDIDVFEFHEAFAGQILTVLKALNSDKFARENLDRDGKVGEIPMDKFNLWGGSLSLGHPFGATGTRIVTTAANRLIQEDGNLALVAACAAGGQGHAIILERYPG, via the coding sequence ATGGCCGATGAAATTAACTTGCCGAATGCGGTTCTCGTAGACGGCGCTCGCATTCCTTTTCAACGCTCAGGCACAGCCTATAACGATATGATGGCCTACGATCTTGGACGAATTGCCATCGAAGGGCTGCTGGCACGATCCGGCATCAACGGTTCACAGCTTGATCGTGTCATAATGGGAACGGTGATTCAGGATGTGAATACCAGCAATGTGGCCCGGGAGTCAGCACTTGGCGCCGGCGTTCCCAATTCCGTACCCGCTCATACCGTAACGCAAGCCTGCATCTCCTCCAACCAGGCTATCACCAGTGCTATGGAATTGATCAGGTCGGGTCAGGCTGAAATCGTACTGGCCGGGGGAACCGAAACCATGTCGGATATTCCCATTCGCCTCCGTAAAAATATGAGGCAAAAACTATTGGAAGCCCGTAAGTACAAATCACCGGGCGATTGGTTAAAGTTTTTCAAGGGACTCAGCTTTTCCGACTTCCTGCCAGAAATACCATCGATATCGGAGTTTTCTACCGGTGAAACCATGGGCGAAAGCTGCGACAGGATGGCGGCACGTTTCGGCATCAGTCGCGAAGCACAGGATGAATATGCGTTGCGCTCGCACCAACTGGCAGCTAAAGCAACTAAAGAAGGCCTGCTGGATGGTGAACTGCTGCCCGCACCGGTACCTCCCAAGTTTGATCCGGTGACGCATGACAATACCTTCCGGGAGGATACATCAATGGAAAAACTGGAGAAGTTACGCCCTGCATTTATCAAACCGCATGGCACGATTACTGCCGGTAATTCCTCTTCCTTCACCGACGGTGCCTCTGCCTCACTGATCATGAACGAGCAGACTGCATTGGATCTTGGTCTTAAGCCAAAGGCATACCTTAGAAATTATACCTATGTGGCTCAGGATCCTGAGGATGAACTGCTGCTCGGTCCGGCTTACGCCACACCCACGGTGCTCGACTCCATGAACATGAAGCTTTCAGATATAGATGTATTTGAATTTCATGAAGCATTTGCCGGTCAGATTTTAACGGTACTGAAAGCATTGAACTCTGATAAGTTTGCACGTGAAAATCTTGACCGGGATGGGAAAGTAGGAGAAATACCTATGGACAAATTTAACTTATGGGGCGGCTCGCTTTCCCTGGGCCATCCCTTCGGAGCCACAGGAACACGCATTGTTACGACCGCTGCCAACCGTCTGATACAAGAAGACGGTAACCTTGCTCTGGTAGCTGCCTGTGCGGCCGGTGGACAGGGACACGCCATCATTTTGGAACGGTACCCGGGATGA
- a CDS encoding glycoside hydrolase family 16 protein codes for MKYFLYTLLIAVFASCGSDNPGNGFDYDENPPVDDTVQSGDLIWSDEFNTDGQPSSSNWTYDIGHGEGGWGNNEVQYYTDESKNVRVENGNLIIDALKENGEWTSARIKTQGKQNFRYVTVKVRAKLPQGSGTWPAIWMLGSDITDAGWPACGEVDIMEHVGKDPGMVHGSLHSPSSYGNTQNSGSTEVTDFSEAFHVYEVEWTTNRITFKIDGTAFYSYEPSVKNDQTWPYNDDFFIIMNIAMGGNWGSDAQYESGGMKNGIDPNLNQARMEIDYIRVYKS; via the coding sequence ATGAAGTACTTTCTCTACACGCTGTTAATAGCCGTATTCGCTTCCTGCGGATCGGATAATCCCGGAAACGGTTTTGATTATGACGAAAATCCACCGGTCGATGATACCGTACAATCAGGCGATCTGATCTGGTCAGATGAATTCAATACCGATGGGCAACCGAGCAGCTCAAACTGGACGTACGACATTGGTCATGGAGAAGGAGGCTGGGGCAATAACGAAGTACAATATTACACCGACGAGTCAAAGAATGTTCGTGTGGAGAACGGTAACCTAATCATCGATGCCCTCAAGGAAAATGGTGAATGGACCTCGGCCCGCATCAAAACGCAAGGAAAGCAAAACTTCAGGTATGTTACGGTAAAAGTAAGAGCCAAGCTTCCACAAGGATCCGGAACCTGGCCTGCTATTTGGATGCTCGGTTCCGATATCACGGATGCCGGCTGGCCTGCCTGCGGTGAAGTTGATATCATGGAGCATGTCGGAAAAGATCCGGGAATGGTCCACGGCTCTCTTCACAGTCCATCCAGTTATGGTAACACCCAAAATTCCGGCTCTACCGAAGTAACAGATTTCAGTGAGGCCTTCCACGTATATGAAGTTGAATGGACGACAAATCGCATCACCTTTAAGATTGACGGTACCGCTTTTTACAGTTATGAGCCATCTGTCAAGAATGATCAGACCTGGCCTTATAATGACGACTTTTTCATCATCATGAATATCGCCATGGGCGGAAATTGGGGCAGTGATGCCCAATATGAATCGGGAGGAATGAAGAATGGAATTGATCCCAACCTTAACCAAGCTCGAATGGAAATCGACTATATAAGAGTCTACAAAAGCTAA
- a CDS encoding PKD domain-containing protein encodes MNNLKSIYWMVPALLLMVMACEPQVTSAPDTGVPPVSENVTFDYEYNVDNPNIVQFTSTTEGFKFLWDLGNGQSKEGKTVNGEYPLQGEYTVQLTVFTKAGQAMNTKNVIIEATNALMLDDPDLNLLTGGADQIGGKTWVVDSTQQGHMGVGPAGGTTPEWWAAPALDKSGKGLYNDEVTFNLDGLTFEHVTEGDIYVNGGHAGDFPGAVQEDGGGDYIAPYGGGANHNFNLNKADDGSMTLTISDGGFIGYYTGASTYEVLSLSENELYIRNIDGNDGGLAWYQRLIPKGYQHPVVVPPLKSEALADDFDTDGNILWATDQILEFNESYDNPATFGANTSAKVAKYVKGEGPAHSFDNLYIDLGYRLDLTQRSTITLKVFMPSYNDYTTSGGESWNPNPVLLKQVSVKLQDASLGGDAWTTQQERIQPVSTMDEWVELTFDFSDVTDRQDFSKIVVQIGGEAHYNSGTFFFDDFQLIE; translated from the coding sequence ATGAATAACCTAAAATCAATTTACTGGATGGTACCGGCTCTGCTGCTGATGGTAATGGCTTGCGAACCGCAGGTCACATCCGCACCGGATACCGGGGTCCCTCCTGTTTCAGAGAACGTGACCTTTGATTACGAGTACAATGTCGACAATCCCAATATTGTGCAGTTCACCAGCACCACGGAGGGATTCAAGTTTCTCTGGGATTTGGGTAACGGACAGTCAAAGGAAGGGAAAACTGTTAACGGCGAGTACCCACTGCAGGGTGAATATACGGTTCAGTTGACCGTATTCACGAAGGCAGGGCAGGCTATGAATACGAAAAACGTCATCATTGAGGCTACTAACGCACTTATGCTGGATGATCCTGATCTAAACCTTCTCACAGGCGGAGCCGATCAGATAGGCGGCAAGACCTGGGTCGTAGACAGCACCCAACAGGGCCACATGGGCGTAGGACCGGCAGGTGGTACAACCCCGGAATGGTGGGCAGCTCCTGCACTGGATAAATCAGGCAAGGGCCTCTATAATGATGAAGTTACCTTTAACCTCGACGGGCTAACTTTTGAACATGTGACCGAAGGAGATATATATGTTAACGGAGGTCATGCCGGTGACTTTCCCGGAGCAGTTCAGGAAGACGGTGGAGGTGATTATATTGCCCCTTACGGTGGCGGAGCGAATCACAACTTCAACTTAAATAAGGCCGATGACGGCTCCATGACGCTGACAATCAGCGATGGCGGGTTTATCGGTTATTATACCGGCGCCAGCACTTATGAAGTGTTGTCCCTGAGCGAGAATGAACTCTATATTCGCAATATTGACGGTAATGATGGCGGACTAGCCTGGTATCAGCGTCTGATTCCTAAGGGATATCAGCACCCTGTAGTTGTACCCCCACTAAAATCTGAAGCACTGGCTGATGATTTTGATACGGACGGTAACATTTTATGGGCAACCGACCAGATTTTAGAATTCAATGAGAGCTACGATAATCCTGCTACTTTCGGCGCAAATACTTCAGCAAAAGTAGCCAAATACGTAAAAGGCGAAGGGCCGGCTCATAGCTTTGACAATCTCTATATCGACCTTGGTTACAGGCTAGACCTGACGCAGCGCAGCACCATCACCCTGAAAGTGTTTATGCCAAGCTACAATGACTACACTACTTCGGGAGGCGAGTCATGGAATCCGAATCCGGTACTATTGAAACAGGTTTCGGTTAAGCTGCAGGATGCTTCACTCGGTGGTGACGCCTGGACTACGCAACAAGAACGCATACAACCGGTAAGCACTATGGACGAGTGGGTAGAACTGACCTTCGATTTCAGTGATGTCACCGATCGTCAGGACTTCAGCAAAATTGTTGTTCAGATTGGCGGTGAAGCTCACTACAATTCCGGAACGTTCTTTTTTGACGACTTCCAGCTGATTGAATAA
- a CDS encoding RagB/SusD family nutrient uptake outer membrane protein, whose product MNSLKIIQSVLVVTALLIMAGCENFLAEEPLDQRVEENFYKTEQDAQEALVAIYDVLQWNTVIGYHVPEMLSDIASDDAYAGGASRNDAPNIIEVDQHNIRTTNGEVHGLWKKYYTGIYRANKYLQQIENIEAGDAFKSRTIAEAKFLRAYFYFDLVRFFENVPLITTPLDNPDEYSQPQAEPVAVYNQIGKDLMEAIPDLPESVATNQQGRITKWAGEALLGRVYLFYNGVYGQDLPAGDQTVDRTVALQMLEDVINNSGHGLMTDYSNLFTPESEFSVESVFEITYSDSRPWWDWGYIQGGEGYIAAQMQGPRVTQPTEENYQRGWSFSTVTQELINAFDPADPRLEATVLFEDELNGGLTIGYQHTGNFTQKYTTHKAYTPSEGQLELNWGNNYRAIRYADVLLMAAELHVKDGNPESARPYLDAVRNRVEMPTVEPTLDNIYQERRLELALEGQRYWDLLRRGQDVAESYINVPAGTKANYVGDDLDFKVQYDASTKGFLPIPQSEIDISNGNLIQNDGY is encoded by the coding sequence ATGAATTCTCTTAAAATAATTCAATCGGTGTTGGTTGTCACTGCTCTGCTGATAATGGCAGGATGTGAAAATTTCCTGGCAGAAGAGCCACTGGACCAACGCGTGGAAGAAAACTTCTATAAGACCGAACAGGATGCCCAGGAAGCACTCGTAGCAATTTACGATGTACTTCAGTGGAACACGGTTATCGGGTATCACGTGCCCGAAATGCTCTCGGATATTGCTTCTGATGACGCCTATGCCGGCGGAGCCAGCCGCAATGATGCACCCAATATCATCGAGGTGGATCAGCATAACATCCGAACCACCAACGGCGAGGTACACGGCTTGTGGAAAAAATACTATACCGGTATTTATCGGGCCAACAAGTACCTGCAGCAAATCGAAAACATCGAAGCCGGTGATGCATTCAAAAGCCGGACCATTGCAGAGGCCAAGTTCCTGCGTGCCTACTTCTACTTCGACCTGGTTCGCTTTTTCGAAAACGTTCCTTTGATCACCACGCCGCTGGATAATCCGGACGAATACAGTCAGCCACAAGCTGAGCCGGTGGCAGTGTATAACCAGATAGGCAAAGACCTCATGGAAGCTATTCCGGATCTGCCGGAATCCGTAGCAACGAATCAACAGGGGCGTATCACCAAATGGGCCGGAGAAGCTCTTCTTGGACGTGTCTACCTGTTTTACAATGGTGTATACGGTCAGGATCTACCTGCCGGTGACCAGACAGTGGATCGTACAGTTGCGCTTCAGATGCTCGAAGACGTGATTAATAACAGTGGTCATGGCCTGATGACGGACTATAGCAACTTGTTCACACCCGAGAGCGAATTTAGCGTAGAGTCAGTATTTGAAATCACCTATTCCGATTCACGTCCCTGGTGGGACTGGGGATATATTCAGGGCGGTGAAGGATACATTGCTGCTCAGATGCAGGGTCCAAGAGTTACTCAGCCTACCGAAGAAAATTATCAACGGGGCTGGAGTTTCTCAACGGTAACCCAGGAGCTAATCAACGCTTTTGATCCGGCCGATCCTCGTTTGGAAGCTACCGTTCTTTTTGAAGACGAGCTGAATGGCGGTCTGACCATTGGATACCAGCATACCGGTAACTTCACACAGAAGTATACCACGCATAAAGCCTATACTCCTTCTGAAGGACAGCTGGAACTGAACTGGGGCAACAACTATCGAGCGATCCGTTACGCCGACGTACTGTTGATGGCGGCCGAGCTTCACGTCAAGGATGGAAATCCAGAATCCGCCCGCCCCTACCTTGATGCTGTACGCAACCGGGTAGAGATGCCAACAGTAGAGCCAACACTTGACAATATATACCAGGAGCGTCGCCTTGAGCTTGCTCTTGAAGGTCAGCGTTACTGGGATCTGCTGAGAAGAGGTCAGGATGTGGCAGAATCGTACATCAATGTACCTGCAGGAACGAAAGCTAACTATGTAGGTGACGACCTGGACTTCAAAGTTCAGTACGATGCATCTACCAAAGGCTTCCTGCCGATTCCACAGAGTGAAATTGATATATCCAATGGAAATCTCATTCAAAACGATGGCTACTAG
- a CDS encoding SusC/RagA family TonB-linked outer membrane protein — protein MKAHRYILPVLFFLFCGIGSISAKQGTQYASSEDILSGQSIEQTVDLEKKLNQLEEEYNISFLYRSSLVQGKRSPVKVTGKETLQEKIKMLLEPHGLVSSYLDKRTFVISLSPIRELEVLIADTVSGIVMDGSTGETLPGVNILVKGTTKGTATDINGSYRLTNVGDQDTLVFSFLGFQTKEIAVDGRNRIDVQLMESILMLSDELVVVGYGTQKRSEITGSVASVSAEDIEKVPVLRVEQALQGRTAGVYVANQSGQPGEMPTVRIRGAGTTGNADPLYVVDGMPVGGIDYLNPGNIASMEVLKDAASAAIYGARAANGVVLITTKSGQPGETKVRYEGYAGIQNGWKEMNVLNASQYMMMMNEGAANAGLSLPFPVGQNVSGGTDWQSAIFNENAPMMNHQITISGGNDRTTYSSGLSLFSQEGIVGGDKSQFDRYTFNLKLDNDVSDVFRFGNSFNYSRIDRNAVLSNSEWGSPLSNALNMDPLTPIYELDEDDLQGYPSHSVQNDGLYYGISNYVAQEIVNPLARLQVTNGNTQVDKLVNNLYAEYEVLPNMVVRSNLGIDAAFVQNDNYVPVYYLNSAQSNDNSLVSKTENRWFTWNFENTISYEQDFNKHNINLLGGISAQQVHFEDLFGSKANLLMTDPQNAWINVGSDEESMTAAGGAYDEKLLSYFGRASYNFNDKYLLTGILRVDGSSKFGSNNRYAVFPSVSAGWVMSNESFMDDFEVINLLKLRASWGQNGNQNIGNFAYTSTIATGNGYSFGPDEQFTTGSIPSSVSNPNLKWETSEQLDIGVDLGLWNDQLMIKSDYYIKKTKGLLVQAPIPGHVGNNAPVVNGGSVQNEGIELSVDYRNYRNEFGYNVGANVAFNRNEVTHIGNAEGIITGAGFATYGIVTRADVGNPIGYFWGYETDGIFQNQQEIDNYVNESGNLIQPLAQPGDVRFRDLDGDGQIDDGDRTMIGNPTPDMTFGINMGANYKQFDLSVFMQGTFGNDIFNATRRHDLTTSNMPVRYLNRWTGEGTSNELPRFTWNDSNGNWTKISDLYVEDGSYLRIKNIQVGYNFSPRLLETLKLETVRIYVAADNLYTLTGYSGFDPEIGAASPLNIGIDRGIYPQARSYRVGLNINF, from the coding sequence ATGAAAGCACATAGATATATCTTACCCGTTTTGTTCTTTTTGTTTTGTGGTATTGGTTCAATATCAGCAAAACAGGGCACACAGTATGCTTCTTCGGAAGATATTCTGTCCGGCCAGTCCATTGAACAAACCGTGGATTTAGAAAAGAAACTAAATCAGCTGGAAGAAGAGTATAATATCTCTTTCCTATACCGCTCCAGCCTCGTTCAAGGGAAACGCAGCCCGGTAAAAGTCACTGGCAAAGAAACCCTGCAAGAAAAAATTAAGATGCTGCTTGAGCCACACGGATTGGTTTCATCATATCTTGATAAGCGCACGTTTGTTATTTCTCTTTCCCCTATAAGAGAATTAGAGGTCTTAATAGCTGATACTGTCAGTGGTATAGTAATGGACGGTAGCACCGGTGAGACCCTTCCCGGGGTTAACATTCTCGTCAAAGGAACAACCAAAGGTACAGCTACAGATATTAACGGCTCGTATCGCCTTACTAACGTTGGAGATCAGGACACGCTGGTATTCTCTTTTCTGGGTTTTCAGACCAAGGAAATTGCTGTAGATGGACGCAACAGAATTGATGTGCAACTCATGGAATCGATTCTAATGCTGAGTGATGAACTGGTAGTTGTAGGATATGGAACACAAAAAAGAAGCGAGATTACCGGTTCGGTAGCCTCTGTAAGTGCTGAAGATATTGAAAAGGTTCCGGTACTTCGTGTAGAACAAGCGCTTCAGGGACGTACCGCAGGTGTTTACGTAGCCAACCAATCAGGACAGCCCGGTGAAATGCCAACCGTACGTATACGGGGTGCAGGTACTACAGGTAATGCAGATCCTCTTTATGTGGTAGACGGCATGCCGGTCGGTGGCATCGACTACTTGAATCCCGGAAATATCGCCTCCATGGAGGTCTTGAAAGACGCTGCCTCTGCAGCTATTTATGGTGCACGCGCCGCAAACGGTGTGGTTCTTATCACCACCAAGTCGGGACAGCCCGGTGAAACAAAAGTCAGATACGAAGGATATGCCGGTATCCAAAACGGTTGGAAAGAGATGAACGTATTAAATGCCAGCCAATATATGATGATGATGAATGAAGGCGCAGCAAATGCAGGGTTGAGCCTGCCTTTCCCTGTCGGACAAAATGTCTCCGGCGGCACCGACTGGCAATCAGCCATATTCAATGAAAATGCCCCGATGATGAATCATCAGATTACCATTTCCGGCGGCAATGACAGAACCACCTACTCTTCCGGTCTCTCATTGTTCTCACAGGAGGGTATTGTAGGCGGAGATAAATCCCAATTCGACCGCTACACCTTTAACCTTAAACTGGACAACGACGTCAGTGATGTATTCCGCTTCGGCAACAGCTTTAACTACAGCCGTATCGACCGTAACGCCGTACTGAGTAATAGCGAATGGGGCTCACCGTTGAGCAACGCACTCAACATGGATCCGCTGACACCAATTTATGAACTGGATGAAGATGACCTTCAAGGTTATCCCAGCCACTCTGTCCAAAATGACGGGCTCTATTATGGAATCTCCAATTATGTAGCCCAGGAGATCGTTAATCCGCTGGCCAGACTCCAGGTCACAAACGGCAACACCCAGGTCGACAAACTGGTAAATAACCTGTATGCCGAATACGAAGTACTTCCCAATATGGTGGTTAGAAGTAACCTTGGAATCGATGCCGCGTTTGTTCAGAACGACAACTACGTTCCGGTATACTACCTTAACTCGGCACAGAGTAATGACAATTCCCTGGTGAGCAAAACCGAAAACCGCTGGTTCACCTGGAACTTTGAAAACACCATTTCTTACGAGCAGGACTTCAACAAGCACAATATCAACTTACTCGGCGGTATTTCTGCCCAGCAGGTTCATTTCGAGGATCTCTTCGGATCCAAGGCTAACCTGTTGATGACCGATCCTCAGAATGCATGGATTAATGTCGGATCTGATGAAGAATCAATGACTGCCGCAGGAGGCGCCTATGATGAAAAACTACTCTCCTACTTCGGACGGGCATCCTACAACTTCAATGACAAGTACTTGTTGACCGGTATTCTTCGGGTAGACGGATCATCCAAATTCGGTTCGAATAATCGCTACGCCGTATTTCCATCGGTATCAGCGGGATGGGTGATGAGTAACGAAAGCTTCATGGACGATTTTGAAGTTATCAACCTGCTCAAGCTCAGAGCATCCTGGGGACAAAACGGCAACCAGAACATCGGTAACTTTGCCTATACCTCAACCATTGCTACCGGCAACGGCTACAGCTTCGGTCCGGATGAGCAGTTCACAACCGGTTCCATTCCTTCCAGCGTATCAAACCCCAATCTTAAGTGGGAAACCTCCGAGCAGTTGGATATCGGAGTCGACCTCGGTTTATGGAATGACCAGCTGATGATCAAATCTGATTACTATATCAAGAAAACGAAAGGACTGCTCGTACAGGCTCCTATTCCGGGACATGTTGGTAACAACGCACCGGTCGTAAACGGAGGTAGTGTACAAAATGAAGGAATTGAGCTCAGCGTTGACTATCGCAATTACCGAAATGAATTCGGCTACAATGTGGGCGCCAATGTTGCTTTCAACCGCAACGAAGTTACCCATATCGGAAATGCAGAAGGAATCATCACCGGAGCAGGATTTGCTACCTACGGTATTGTAACCAGAGCTGATGTCGGTAATCCGATCGGATATTTCTGGGGATATGAAACAGATGGCATCTTCCAGAATCAGCAGGAGATTGACAACTACGTCAATGAAAGCGGCAATCTGATACAGCCCCTGGCACAGCCGGGTGACGTACGATTCCGTGACCTGGATGGAGACGGTCAGATTGATGACGGTGACCGCACCATGATCGGTAACCCCACACCGGATATGACCTTCGGAATCAATATGGGAGCAAACTATAAGCAGTTTGATCTTTCGGTATTCATGCAGGGTACCTTCGGCAATGACATCTTCAATGCCACCCGCCGTCATGATCTCACCACGAGCAACATGCCGGTAAGATATCTGAATCGCTGGACCGGGGAAGGTACCTCTAATGAGTTGCCTCGCTTTACCTGGAATGACTCCAACGGTAACTGGACCAAGATTTCAGATCTGTATGTGGAAGACGGTTCCTACCTGAGAATCAAGAACATTCAGGTTGGATATAACTTCTCTCCCCGACTCTTAGAGACGCTGAAACTGGAAACGGTAAGAATTTATGTAGCCGCAGACAACCTGTACACACTGACAGGATACAGCGGTTTTGATCCTGAAATAGGAGCAGCATCACCGCTCAATATCGGAATCGACCGCGGTATTTATCCACAGGCTCGCAGTTATCGTGTCGGACTCAACATCAATTTCTAA
- a CDS encoding FecR family protein: protein MSKKLFDLLLDDSFIRFLKGEASPDESARWNSWVQEDRKQADFTKKARKLIEEGFQNLPRPDKKKEMQRLMGRIESVQQLKPKSLSPVRKRRNNIIWATLAAAAGILLVVGFLGWDYFYQEDSSNTGSIEQITYRTITTEYGERKTFRYSDGSNIILNAGSELRLPQNVAGNHTFEVWLKGEALFNIDRRSAPETRNFIVHTPDSDISVLGTLFAVNTNDGQTRVVLESGRLSFNVRDSLNNKNLNYEMVPGELALFSYQFHEIRVKKVNPQVYLSWAGDSLILDQTPFSDLIERIEFTYGLKVVVEDKTLLNEKLTGSFGNLELKFLLEGLAKTLDVSIQKTDSTIYIKSNEPTVHN, encoded by the coding sequence ATGTCGAAAAAGCTTTTCGATTTATTATTAGACGATTCATTTATACGCTTTCTAAAAGGAGAAGCCTCCCCAGATGAGTCAGCCAGATGGAACTCCTGGGTGCAAGAGGATAGGAAGCAAGCTGACTTCACAAAAAAAGCGCGAAAGCTGATCGAGGAAGGTTTTCAAAACTTACCCAGGCCCGATAAGAAGAAAGAGATGCAGCGGCTGATGGGCCGCATTGAATCGGTTCAACAGCTAAAACCGAAATCACTATCTCCCGTCAGAAAAAGACGCAACAATATCATTTGGGCTACCCTTGCTGCAGCGGCAGGCATTCTGCTTGTTGTCGGATTCTTAGGATGGGATTACTTTTACCAGGAAGATAGTAGTAATACAGGCAGCATCGAACAGATTACCTATCGTACTATCACCACCGAATACGGAGAGCGCAAAACCTTTCGCTATTCTGACGGATCGAACATTATTTTAAATGCCGGTTCAGAACTGCGTCTTCCTCAAAATGTTGCCGGAAATCATACTTTTGAAGTATGGCTAAAAGGTGAGGCACTATTCAATATAGATCGAAGGTCAGCACCCGAGACACGCAACTTTATTGTCCATACCCCCGACAGTGACATCTCGGTTCTGGGCACCCTTTTTGCAGTAAACACGAATGATGGACAGACCCGTGTAGTACTTGAGTCAGGCAGGCTCTCCTTCAATGTGCGCGACTCTCTCAATAACAAGAATCTAAATTATGAAATGGTGCCGGGAGAACTGGCTCTGTTTTCATATCAATTTCACGAGATTCGTGTCAAAAAAGTCAACCCTCAGGTATACCTGTCCTGGGCCGGTGACAGCCTGATTTTGGACCAAACCCCATTTTCCGATTTAATAGAACGAATTGAATTTACCTACGGCCTGAAAGTGGTGGTCGAGGATAAAACACTGCTGAATGAAAAACTTACCGGCAGTTTTGGCAATCTGGAATTGAAGTTTCTGTTGGAAGGATTGGCCAAAACACTGGACGTCTCCATCCAGAAAACCGACTCAACCATTTACATAAAAAGTAACGAACCAACGGTTCACAACTAA
- a CDS encoding RNA polymerase sigma factor, with protein sequence MGSENEETHINSSEALWRELQGGQKKALSTLFDRFYNSMYSYGYRIIPDEERIKDCIQDVFLQLWKYRENLSNVNSVRAYLLMSLRHQLFNDKAVQNRREKMNREYAAEEFEIYVNYDKWIEILELEEQQKSRLKIAVKELSPRQREAVYLKYYEGLSTDELSKVMDVRTQSIYNLLVNALKELRKQLDA encoded by the coding sequence ATGGGATCTGAGAACGAGGAGACGCATATAAATTCAAGTGAGGCTCTTTGGAGAGAGCTGCAAGGCGGCCAAAAAAAGGCGCTCAGTACCCTTTTTGATAGGTTTTACAACTCCATGTACAGTTATGGGTATCGTATTATTCCGGATGAAGAACGCATAAAAGATTGCATTCAGGATGTATTCTTGCAGCTTTGGAAATACAGAGAAAACCTTTCAAACGTAAATTCCGTACGCGCCTACCTATTGATGTCACTGCGACATCAACTGTTTAATGACAAAGCCGTGCAGAACCGACGGGAGAAAATGAACCGGGAATATGCCGCGGAGGAATTTGAGATCTATGTGAACTATGATAAATGGATTGAAATCCTAGAGCTCGAAGAACAGCAAAAATCCAGGCTCAAGATAGCCGTTAAAGAACTTTCCCCCCGTCAAAGAGAAGCGGTTTACCTGAAATATTATGAAGGCCTTTCCACCGATGAACTCTCAAAAGTTATGGATGTTCGCACACAGAGCATTTATAATCTGCTGGTAAATGCACTAAAAGAGCTGCGAAAACAGCTGGATGCTTGA